The Thermococcus stetteri genome has a segment encoding these proteins:
- the cas3 gene encoding CRISPR-associated helicase Cas3', with amino-acid sequence MEREELVELMKKKKAKPDKSLYEHSRGAEQIARELLSKVPHDPSLEPCLLRHVFLHDLGKLDDRFQAKLEGKVKRAPPHAYLGVRLASRFLECGEPFKSVALASILSHHSDLHQGLYEREIDGREKLVVDEEVLSDPSDFVWELRESLLGGDIEEHGIDPISLRSLYTLFNGLLRVSDWLESAGMNAESYHLSGSWVRRKTLAYLEKKGFSPRDYQLAVFGKGGGYFRLPTGDGKTETSLLATPDGAVKLVYSLPTITTTEAMRRRFEMMFGEKVSFAHSLLFLSLYHRGALDEKLLHRYAMRPVFISTVDQLLLAFLNYPRFSVREFALRGAHWIIDEIHAYSPYTLSLILDGIEYAGQHLGAEVTVMSATLPSLLAEELEKRSLKQLIPFEKVEERYSSRKRVEVSVRDEPLLNAVDEIAKAGGKVLVVANTVTRARELYIELKRKREDVYLFHSRFTNEDKRRKMELVEGIEGGILVATQVVEVSLDIDYDVLYTEAAPIDALVQRFGRVNRRGFKRGRAFVFEPEGDKAYLPYDKKSFEASVNLLGELEGVKSELHLLRLNDKFYEEVWSGFEKAISQHWLRRKTLKTLSRWKGSEDWLSTRDTFISLPAIPRPFLDIALEYASGWEELSDEEKLKAMVFVVEKTVNVPIWVLNQARLFSEDLYERFGVFGIEVDYDDELGIVEGEKELVF; translated from the coding sequence TGCCTCCTTCGGCACGTCTTCCTCCACGACCTCGGCAAGCTCGACGACAGGTTTCAGGCAAAGCTTGAGGGAAAGGTCAAACGAGCCCCTCCTCATGCGTATCTTGGGGTCAGGCTTGCATCGCGATTTCTGGAATGCGGGGAGCCGTTTAAGAGCGTTGCCCTTGCTTCGATCCTCTCCCACCACTCAGACCTCCATCAGGGGCTTTATGAGCGGGAGATTGATGGGAGAGAAAAGCTGGTGGTAGATGAGGAGGTGCTCTCAGACCCTTCAGACTTCGTCTGGGAGCTTAGGGAGAGCCTTCTCGGGGGAGACATTGAGGAGCATGGCATCGATCCGATAAGCCTTCGCTCCCTTTACACCCTCTTCAACGGCCTCCTAAGGGTTTCGGACTGGCTTGAGAGTGCTGGAATGAATGCTGAAAGCTACCACCTCTCCGGGAGCTGGGTGAGGCGGAAAACGCTTGCCTATCTGGAGAAAAAAGGCTTTTCTCCGAGGGACTACCAGCTGGCCGTTTTTGGCAAAGGAGGGGGCTACTTCAGACTGCCGACGGGCGATGGAAAGACCGAGACGAGCCTTTTGGCGACCCCTGATGGTGCAGTCAAGCTCGTCTACTCCCTCCCGACCATAACGACCACCGAAGCAATGAGAAGGCGCTTCGAAATGATGTTCGGGGAGAAAGTTTCCTTCGCCCACAGCCTGCTGTTCCTGAGCCTCTACCATAGGGGTGCGCTGGATGAGAAGCTTTTACACCGCTACGCCATGAGGCCGGTCTTCATTTCAACGGTCGACCAGTTACTCCTCGCTTTCCTCAACTACCCCCGCTTTTCTGTCAGGGAGTTCGCCCTGAGGGGGGCGCACTGGATAATAGATGAAATCCACGCCTACAGCCCCTACACCCTCTCCCTTATCCTGGACGGAATTGAATACGCGGGGCAACACCTCGGAGCAGAGGTAACGGTTATGTCGGCTACTCTACCCTCTCTCCTCGCGGAGGAGCTTGAGAAAAGGTCCCTCAAGCAGCTCATCCCCTTCGAGAAGGTGGAGGAGAGGTATTCCTCAAGGAAGAGGGTCGAGGTAAGTGTGAGGGATGAGCCCCTCCTCAACGCTGTGGACGAAATTGCCAAGGCGGGAGGAAAAGTGCTCGTCGTGGCCAACACCGTCACGAGGGCGAGAGAGCTCTACATCGAGCTGAAAAGGAAGAGGGAAGACGTTTACCTCTTCCACTCCCGCTTCACCAATGAGGATAAGAGGAGGAAGATGGAGCTCGTTGAGGGGATTGAGGGGGGTATCCTCGTGGCCACGCAGGTTGTGGAGGTTTCGCTGGACATTGATTACGATGTCCTCTACACTGAAGCTGCCCCGATTGATGCCCTCGTCCAGCGCTTTGGAAGGGTGAACAGGAGGGGGTTTAAGAGGGGCAGGGCCTTCGTATTCGAACCGGAGGGGGATAAAGCTTATCTTCCCTACGACAAAAAGAGCTTCGAGGCGAGCGTCAATCTTTTGGGAGAGCTTGAAGGAGTTAAGAGTGAGCTCCACCTTCTCAGGCTTAACGACAAGTTCTACGAAGAGGTGTGGAGTGGCTTTGAGAAAGCCATCAGCCAGCACTGGTTGAGGAGGAAAACTTTGAAGACGCTCTCGAGGTGGAAGGGAAGCGAGGACTGGCTGAGCACGAGGGATACCTTCATTAGCCTTCCTGCCATTCCAAGGCCCTTCCTGGATATTGCTCTTGAGTACGCCTCTGGATGGGAAGAACTGAGCGATGAGGAGAAGCTAAAAGCTATGGTGTTCGTCGTTGAGAAGACGGTGAACGTGCCGATATGGGTGTTAAACCAGGCGAGACTCTTTTCCGAAGACCTCTACGAGCGCTTTGGAGTTTTCGGTATTGAAGTAGATTACGATGACGAACTCGGCATAGTGGAAGGAGAAAAAGAGCTGGTGTTCTGA
- a CDS encoding IS607 family transposase, producing the protein MVRLYRTGEVAKRLGVSAMTIRRWVKSGKIKAHKIGKEYRIPESEVLRLLEGKLLDKVVIYARVSSRDQKEDLGRQVEYLKNYCSSKGYQVVKVITDISSGLNENRKGLKQLFKLVESGEVGKVVITYRDRLTRFGFEYLEEYFNSHGVEIEVIFDDEEKTPEKELVEDLLAVVTSFAGKLYGARSHKKKHLVEAVKNALRDD; encoded by the coding sequence ATAGTGAGGCTTTACAGGACAGGAGAAGTTGCAAAAAGGCTTGGAGTTTCAGCAATGACAATCCGCCGTTGGGTCAAATCAGGAAAAATCAAAGCACACAAGATTGGGAAAGAATACCGCATTCCAGAAAGTGAAGTGTTAAGACTTCTCGAAGGCAAGCTTCTCGACAAAGTTGTAATTTATGCGAGAGTCTCAAGTCGAGACCAGAAGGAAGACCTGGGGAGACAGGTTGAATACCTCAAGAACTACTGCTCCTCCAAAGGCTACCAAGTTGTCAAAGTCATAACTGACATCTCATCAGGCTTAAACGAGAACAGGAAGGGCTTGAAACAGCTCTTCAAACTCGTCGAGAGTGGAGAAGTCGGGAAAGTCGTGATAACTTACAGGGACAGGCTTACTCGCTTTGGATTCGAATACCTTGAGGAATACTTCAACTCCCACGGCGTTGAAATTGAAGTCATCTTTGATGACGAGGAAAAAACACCGGAAAAAGAGCTCGTGGAAGACTTGTTAGCCGTCGTCACTTCCTTTGCGGGCAAACTTTACGGAGCTCGTTCTCACAAGAAAAAACACCTTGTAGAGGCGGTGAAGAATGCCCTCAGAGACGATTAA
- a CDS encoding SLC13 family permease, which produces MGKLTEVIKREWFLSLLIALYLVLSIVDHSLLSNTPRFIDWRSLAFITALFLTSKAIELSGAFEWASLKALKLSGGSGRRLLMVFVLVIATSSAIIMNDTAMFVFVPIVAMTARLSGVSVAKATALSAIAANVGSSLTPIGNRSGYPLLLERVKQS; this is translated from the coding sequence ATGGGGAAGCTCACGGAAGTCATCAAACGCGAGTGGTTCCTCTCGCTCCTTATTGCTCTCTACCTTGTCCTTTCCATCGTGGACCACTCTCTCCTATCGAACACGCCCCGTTTTATTGACTGGAGGAGCCTGGCCTTCATAACGGCCCTGTTCCTCACAAGCAAGGCCATTGAGCTTTCCGGAGCTTTTGAATGGGCCTCTCTGAAGGCCCTGAAGCTCTCGGGGGGCTCTGGGAGGAGGCTCCTCATGGTCTTTGTCCTCGTTATAGCAACTTCCTCGGCCATCATAATGAACGACACTGCGATGTTCGTCTTCGTGCCGATAGTGGCCATGACGGCGAGGCTCTCCGGAGTGAGCGTTGCCAAGGCCACGGCCCTCTCTGCCATAGCAGCCAACGTCGGTTCGTCCCTCACCCCAATAGGCAACCGTTCTGGTTATCCACTACTTTTGGAACGAGTGAAACAATCGTAG
- a CDS encoding RNA-guided endonuclease InsQ/TnpB family protein encodes MPSETIKLTAKFKLKESPDGLNDLFPLYREIVNFLITHAYENNITSFYRLKKETYKELRGKYPQLPSHYLYTACQMATSIYKSYRKRKRKGKANGKPVFKKEVIMLDDHLFKLDLEKRIIKLSTLKGRVELEFYSARYHEKFKDWKVGQAWLVKTPEGVFINVVFSREVEVREPKTFVGVDLNENNVTLSLPNGGFVQIITQEREIRTCYYVKRWRIQKKLRAGRKRKALLEKYGERERNRLNDLYHKLANKIVELAEKYGGIALEDLTEIRDSIRYSAEMNGRLHRWSFRKLQSIIEYKAKLKGINVVFVNPAHTSSLCPVCGGKLSPNGHRVMKCSNCGFEADRDVVGSWNISLRALKMWGVTVPPESQPMKTGGWKVIRYDCFTRSKSSG; translated from the coding sequence ATGCCCTCAGAGACGATTAAATTAACAGCAAAATTCAAACTCAAGGAATCACCAGATGGGTTAAATGACCTCTTCCCCCTTTACCGTGAAATCGTGAACTTTCTCATCACTCACGCTTATGAGAATAACATCACCAGCTTTTACCGGCTGAAGAAGGAGACTTACAAGGAGTTAAGGGGGAAATACCCACAATTACCAAGCCATTATCTTTACACGGCCTGTCAGATGGCTACATCAATTTACAAGAGCTACAGGAAGAGGAAGCGGAAGGGCAAAGCTAATGGAAAGCCAGTATTCAAAAAAGAGGTTATTATGCTCGACGACCACCTCTTCAAACTCGACCTTGAAAAGAGAATAATCAAGCTCTCCACTCTTAAGGGCAGAGTTGAACTGGAGTTTTACTCTGCAAGATACCACGAGAAGTTCAAGGATTGGAAGGTTGGACAGGCTTGGTTAGTTAAAACTCCGGAGGGAGTTTTCATCAACGTTGTCTTCTCCAGGGAGGTTGAGGTTAGAGAGCCTAAGACCTTTGTTGGTGTGGATTTGAATGAGAACAATGTTACTCTCTCCTTGCCAAATGGCGGGTTTGTTCAGATTATTACTCAGGAGCGGGAGATTAGGACGTGTTATTATGTGAAGCGGTGGAGGATTCAGAAGAAGCTGAGGGCTGGAAGGAAGAGGAAGGCGCTCCTTGAAAAGTACGGTGAGAGGGAGAGGAACAGGCTTAACGACCTGTATCACAAATTAGCTAATAAAATTGTCGAGTTGGCTGAAAAGTACGGTGGTATTGCTCTGGAGGATTTAACGGAAATCCGGGATTCAATAAGGTATTCGGCTGAAATGAATGGTCGCTTGCATAGGTGGAGTTTTAGGAAACTCCAATCAATCATTGAGTACAAGGCTAAACTAAAGGGGATAAATGTTGTTTTTGTTAATCCCGCTCATACTTCGTCCCTGTGTCCGGTATGTGGGGGGAAGTTAAGCCCGAACGGGCACAGGGTTATGAAGTGTTCGAACTGTGGTTTTGAGGCTGATAGGGATGTCGTCGGGAGCTGGAATATCTCTTTGAGAGCCTTGAAGATGTGGGGAGTCACCGTTCCCCCCGAAAGCCAGCCAATGAAGACGGGAGGCTGGAAGGTTATCCGCTACGATTGTTTCACTCGTTCCAAAAGTAGTGGATAA